From the Takifugu flavidus isolate HTHZ2018 chromosome 12, ASM371156v2, whole genome shotgun sequence genome, one window contains:
- the igsf9ba gene encoding protein turtle homolog B isoform X6 — translation MLEQQFDTFHNGSWVHLTVNAPPSFTATPPQYVEAKEGGSTLLSCSAQGNPKPMISWLREGEELVTNAKYTVHDGSLTILGITRDDRGAYTCRAYSDQGEVLHTTRLLVQGPPYIVSPPENVTVNISQNALFTCQAEAYPGNLTYTWFWEEDNVYFKNDLKLRVRILIDGTLIIFRVKPEDAGKYTCTPSNSLGISPSASAHLTVQYPARVINMPPVIYVPRKLPGIIRCPVDANPPVTSVKWEKDGYPLRVEKYPGWSLTPDGSIRVAEATEDSLGTYTCVPYNALGTMGMSSPATLVLKDPPYFNVRPGGEYRQEAGRELVIPCAASGDPDIPIITWRKVGKPSKSKHNVLPSGSLQFLSLSKEDHGEWECVATNVVTSITASTRILVIGTSPHAPGNIHVLPSMTSANVSWEPGYDGGFEQTFSVWYGPVSKRTDYGPHDWHSMPVSGAQTWLVVPGLEPATEYQFSVLAQNKLGTGPFSEVVTVNTTGSPLGTPEPLVLLTPPRCLTANRTQHGVLLTWLPPANHSSPIDRYIMEFRLGERWEVLDDLIPSTETEYIARDLVQDSWYEFRVMAVMVDLISESSNVVGVSSTDPFPPAELPDEGLARPVVAGVVATICFLAAAVLFSTLAACFVNKQHRRKLKRKPDPPLSVTHFRKSIESPPPLTPLPGVEPCWDDPARSTFLPPPASPLLSSGKISPESSPPSRPRSLSSEGSHGPGLYVKKLPSPQKEREKELSFYKKTKRAIASKKYSVSKHEAEVTTPIELISRGPDGRFVMESSPPPRRIQGFPFAEESDMYPEFRQSDEENDFDPGPLPPIMPTLRPQLSPTSSSLESTQPPTYSPRLHRPMEGMSFAEGSALHASGQAPASRYRGFPQGPFYGYLGSRAESGIPPPFYMPELSPRSSALSSPPGTAEGPFGYPSIPEESGEMEHHQYTASGHSLSHSQSSPPRSPESWQPHELPFLGLEGPRFIYPPHHPLRHPQDLPDPPPYPPHSSRLQLPPTSPGLLQLEVPVAPPGRDRPLGPPVRRLAMQQAQSLGQLRHTAHGVGVPVLPYPDPAARAGSPSTAPSSSPQSWLSPRAGRRADPSLPPLVLQPSRLSPLSQSPLSTQPGSPDILVRPPPRPGILRTSRSLEMPEITLQPSATVSFSRRSSLTTSPTQGARQPSPSYHAHMSYASTAASYPSQSPSPPPEGRDVFGQRPSQRRTEEEMLPSEPSQLQISASGEPLGASSDPAGSESLPALLQHCITKAKGVAANNNNNTTSGRGTGACPSQTQQLSQTPPEGEDLSLHRKRKRQNKKNPYLYLTSLLQRRQSEEDQTGILASADSEGPNYGTLR, via the exons gtccACGATGGCAGCCTGACCATCCTCGGCATCACCAGAGATGACAGAGGGGCGTACACGTGCCGGGCCTACAGTGACCAGGGGGAGGTGCTCCACACGACCCGCTTGCTAGTCCAAG GGCCCCCATACATCGTGTCTCCACCAGAAAACGTCACTGTCAAcatctcccagaatgcactcTTCACCTGCCAAGCGGAGGCGTATCCCGGCAACCTGACCTACACCTGGTTTTGGGAGGAGGATAACGTCTACTTTAAGAA CGACCTGAAGCTCCGAGTGCGCATCCTCATCGACGGCACCCTCATCATCTTCCGGGTCAAGCCAGAGGACGCCGGCAAGTACACCTGCACCCCGAGCAACAGCCTCGGCATCTCGCCCTCAGCGTCGGCCCACCTGACTGTTCAGT ATCCTGCCAGAGTGATCAACATGCCCCCGGTCATCTACGTCCCACGGAAACTGCCAGGCATCATCCGCTGCCCGGTAGACGCCAACCCACCAGTGACATCGGTGAAATGGGAGAAAGATGGTTATCCTCTCAGAGTGGAGAAG TACCCTGGCTGGAGCCTGACGCCGGACGGAAGTATCCGGGTGGCGGAGGCAACCGAAGACTCCCTGGGCACCTACACCTGTGTGCCTTACAACGCCCTGGGTACCATGGGCATGTCCTCCCCAGCCACATTGGTGCTAAAG GATCCCCCTTACTTTAATGTAAGGCCTGGGGGGGAATACCGTCAGGAGGCTGGGAGAGAGCTAGTTATTCCATGTGCTGCTTCTGGAGACCCGGATATACCAATCATCACCTGGAGGAAG GTGGGGAAGCCGAGCAAGAGTAAGCACAACGTCCTTCCCAGCGGCAGCTTGCAGTTTCTGTCCCTCAGCAAGGAGGACCACGGAGAATGGGAGTGTGTAGCCACCAACGTGGTCACAAGCATCACTGCCAGCACACGTATCCTAGTCATCG GCACCAGCCCACATGCTCCCGGCAATATCCATGTACTGCCCTCAATGACCTCTGCTAATGTATCCTGGGAACCAGGTTATGATGGCGGCTTTGAACAGACGTTCTCTGTGTGGTACGGTCCAGT GTCAAAGAGAACAGACTACGGTCCTCATGACTGGCATTCGATGCCAGTTTCTGGTGCTCAGACCTGGTTGGTGGTGCCAGGGCTGGAACCTGCAACAGAGTACCAGTTCAGCGTGTTGGCGCAAAACAAGCTGGGCACGGGCCCATTCAGCGAAGTTGTGACAGTCAACACGACAG GCTCTCCTCTAGGTACCCCAGAACCACTGGTGCTTCTTACTCCACCACGGTGCCTCACAGCCAATCGCACGCAGCACGGTGTTCTTCTCACATGGCTCCCCCCAGCGAACCACTCCTCGCCCATCGATCGATATATCATGGAGTTCCGCCTCGGGGAGAGGTGGGAGGTTCTGGATGATCTCATCCCATCTACCGAGACCGAGTACATCGCTCGAGACCTTGTTCAG GATTCCTGGTATGAGTTCCGAGTAATGGCTGTCATGGTCGACCTGATCAGTGAGAGCAGCAACGTAGTGGGAGTCTCCAGTACAG ATCCCTTCCCACCAGCAGAGTTGCCTGACGAGGGGCTGGCGCGGCCTGTGGTGGCGGGCGTAGTTGCAACTATATGTTTCCTGGCAGCGGCCGTACTGTTCAGCACTCTAGCAGCTTGCTTCGTCAATAAGCAACATCGTCGCAAACTCAAGCGTAAACCAG ATCCTCCCCTGTCTGTGACACACTTCAGGAAAAGCATCGAGTCACC GCCTCCTCTCACCCCCTTGCCGGGGGTAGAGCCCTGCTGGGACGATCCAGCCAGGAGCACTTTCTTGCCCCCGCCCGCCAGCCCCCT GTTGTCTTCGGGAAAGATAAGTCCAGAGAGTTCCCCGCCATCTCGTCCCCGCTCTCTGTCTTCAGAGGGTTCTCACGGACCGGGCCTCTACGTCAAGAAGCTGCCCAGTCCTCAGAAAGAACGAGAAAAAGAGCTCTCCTTCTACAAAAAAACCAAGCGTGCCATAGCCAGCAAGAAATACAGCGTCTCCAAGCATGAGGCAGAGGTCACCACACCTATAGAGCTGATAAGCCGCGGCCCCGATGGCCGGTTCGTCATGGAGAGCAGCCCGCCGCCCCGCCGCATCCAGGGCTTCCCCTTCGCCGAGGAGTCTGACATGTACCCAGAGTTTCGGCAGTCTGACGAGGAGAATGATTTTGATCCCGGGCCTCTGCCGCCCATCATGCCCACGCTGCGGCCCCAGCTTTCCCCAACGTCCTCCAGCCTGGAGTCAACGCAGCCCCCTACCTACAGCCCCCGCCTGCACAGGCCCATGGAAGGTATGAGCTTTGCAGAGGGCAGTGCACTTCACGCCTCAGGGCAGGCCCCGGCCTCCCGCTACAGGGGCTTCCCCCAGGGCCCCTTCTATGGGTATCTAGGCAGCCGCGCTGAATCAGGGATTCCGCCTCCGTTCTACATGCCTGAACTCAGCCCGCGTAGCTCCgctctgtcctcacctccagGAACCGCCGAGGGGCCTTTCGGTTACCCGTCCATCCCggaggagagtggagagatGGAGCACCATCAGTACACCGCCTCTGGCCACTCGCTGTCACACTCGCAGagctctcctcctcgctcccctGAAAGTTGGCAGCCTCATGAGTTACCCTTCCTGGGCTTAGAGGGTCCAAGGTTCATATATCCACCTCACCATCCCTTACGACATCCCCAGGACCTCCCCGACCCGCCCCCATACCCTCCCCACAGCAGTCGCCTGCAACTGCCCCCAACAAGCCCAGGGCTCCTTCAGCTGGAGGTCCCTGTGGCTCCCCCAGGCAGAGACAGGCCCCTGGGGCCTCCGGTTAGGCGTTTAGCTATGCAACAGGCCCAGAGTCTCGGCCAGCTCAGACACACGGCCCACGGTGTGGGTGTACCAGTGTTGCCTTACCCTGACCCGGCAGCCCGTGCAGGGAGCCCAAGCACAGCCCCCAGCAGTAGCCCTCAATCCTGGCTCAGTCCGAGGGCGGGGCGCCGGGCAGACCCCAGCTTACCCCCACTAGTCCTGCAGCCCTCCCGCCTCTCTCCACTCTCCCAAAGCCCTCTCAGCACCCAGCCAGGCTCCCCAGATATTCTAGTGAGGCCCCCTCCGCGGCCCGGCATCCTCCGCACCTCTCGGTCTCTGGAGATGCCCGAGATCACCCTGCAGCCCTCGGCTACAGTCAGTTTCTCCCGAAGGTCCTCTCTGACCACTTCTCCCACTCAGGGAGCCAGGCAGCCCAGCCCCAGCTACCATGCCCACATGTCCTATGCCTCTACAGCAGCCAGTTACCCCTCCCAgtccccttctccccctccagaGGGCAGGGATGTTTTCGGGCAGAGGCCATCCCAgagaaggacagaggaggagatgctACCCTCAGAGCCCTCCCAGCTCCAGATATCAGCCTCAGG gGAACCTCTAGGTGCGTCTAGCGATCCTGCCGGGTCTGAGAGCTTACCAGCACTGTTACAACACTGTATCACGAAAGCGAAGGGAGTGGCCgccaacaacaataacaacacaaccTCCGGGCGGGGAACAG GTGCGTGCCCCTCTCAGACCCAGCAGCTATCCCAGACACCCCCAGAGGGAGAGGATCTCAGCctccacaggaagaggaaacggCAGAACAAGAAGAACCCCTATCTCTATTTGACCTCCCTCCTGCAGCGCAGGCAGTCCGAGGAGGACCAGACAGGCATCCTGGCCAGTGCAGACTCCGAGGGCCCCAATTACGGCACCCTCCGCTGA